From a region of the Candidatus Bathyanammoxibius amoris genome:
- a CDS encoding glutaredoxin family protein, translating into MTEVKVYTSSGCGSCKQVKKYLQKADIEFKELDICKDEEAIEELKRLGAMTVPCIVAGEMVIRGFDKTKLDELIACLTADVCT; encoded by the coding sequence ATGACCGAGGTAAAGGTATATACAAGTTCAGGTTGTGGCTCATGCAAACAGGTAAAGAAATATTTGCAAAAGGCAGACATTGAATTCAAGGAACTTGACATATGCAAGGACGAGGAGGCCATAGAAGAACTGAAGAGGCTGGGGGCTATGACGGTGCCTTGTATCGTTGCAGGCGAGATGGTCATCAGGGGTTTTGATAAGACCAAGCTGGATGAACTCATTGCCTGCCTGACTGCCGATGTATGTACATAA